A stretch of the Bacillus licheniformis DSM 13 = ATCC 14580 genome encodes the following:
- a CDS encoding MFS transporter has protein sequence MFLSVPVSLFYAQLESNYRLYLETLFDDFLFTLTVYTVCRALLSITMQIPLVKWTEGLNIKTIVSISYVCYAVAAIGFAFSSSIFWLLSTAVLFTAAESMLLNHMQTFVSRLAPNHIRGGYFAFFGPHWDISRTIGPFLGGMIFIKFGGAALFLAIAGIMALGGIAQYRAVSRLKKLVLYSTWY, from the coding sequence ATGTTCTTGTCGGTTCCCGTCAGCCTGTTCTATGCTCAGCTGGAGTCCAACTACCGCCTTTATCTCGAAACTCTTTTTGACGATTTCCTATTCACCTTGACTGTTTATACAGTGTGCCGCGCCCTTCTTAGCATTACGATGCAAATTCCGCTCGTCAAATGGACGGAAGGACTGAACATCAAAACGATCGTTTCCATATCATACGTATGCTACGCTGTGGCAGCGATTGGTTTCGCTTTTTCTTCATCGATCTTTTGGCTGCTTTCGACTGCGGTTTTATTTACGGCGGCAGAAAGCATGCTTCTGAATCACATGCAAACCTTTGTCTCGCGCCTTGCTCCCAATCATATACGGGGCGGATATTTTGCATTTTTCGGCCCGCATTGGGATATTTCCCGGACAATTGGACCTTTTTTAGGCGGGATGATCTTCATCAAGTTCGGCGGGGCAGCGCTTTTTCTTGCCATTGCAGGGATCATGGCTCTCGGGGGGATTGCACAATATCGAGCAGTGTCCCGGTTAAAAAAACTAGTCCTTTATAGTACCTGGTACTAG
- a CDS encoding ferritin-like domain-containing protein produces MWYVQPYHPAYPARQNNRLIKDLEKAVNGEHSAVVCYQKIAQKAPDAEAKQQILEIRQDEIRHFNAFLAFYTSLAGRKPDISITEPCPEQYWNALESALKDEQETVDFYLDIADYVKDRAIRDAFKRAAADEQNHAVWFLYFLSKR; encoded by the coding sequence ATGTGGTATGTTCAGCCGTATCATCCCGCCTATCCCGCCAGGCAAAACAACAGGCTGATCAAAGATCTAGAAAAAGCGGTAAACGGAGAGCACAGTGCGGTCGTCTGCTACCAAAAAATCGCACAAAAGGCCCCGGATGCTGAGGCAAAACAGCAAATTTTAGAAATCAGACAGGACGAAATCCGCCACTTTAATGCGTTCCTGGCATTTTATACGTCTCTTGCCGGCCGAAAGCCTGACATTTCCATTACGGAGCCTTGTCCGGAACAGTATTGGAACGCGCTGGAGTCCGCATTAAAAGACGAGCAGGAAACGGTTGATTTTTATTTGGACATCGCAGACTATGTCAAAGACCGGGCGATACGGGATGCGTTCAAGCGGGCGGCAGCTGACGAACAAAACCATGCAGTCTGGTTTTTATACTTCTTGTCAAAGAGGTGA
- a CDS encoding cell wall-binding repeat 2 family protein, whose product MKLRFGLLFVMLVFALPLAACQNSGSGNTGGHEEHHTKDHSEMKEKDADSLPSDFNKRAEEGLLVKNTKNSTRLDANTPEDMSIKTSQTIWPATHKQNRPGAVILVSGGSWQTALASADLIHHPNNGPVLIAEKGKISGQIQNEIKRLNPTGTSDGTQIMAVGEFDSKALQALNTFKIKELKGKNAADLAKEIDKEYAEAAGEYPKSVIIGSSEDDAELYSLPAVNWIAHMPEPILYVNKKGIPEETAEALKKRDAKANIYILGPKKAVSEKTENALKEYGTVKRISGDTPVANSIAFAKFRDKNTGFGWGITDPGHGLSFASTAAPELALAGAPFSHLGKHAPLLLLKNGQADSTLYSYLSEIEPSFHDRPQDGPYNHAFILGSENEISFRTQGILDGILEIKSADGGHSGH is encoded by the coding sequence ATGAAATTGAGATTCGGTTTACTTTTTGTCATGCTTGTTTTCGCGCTTCCGCTTGCGGCATGCCAAAATTCCGGCTCGGGAAACACTGGCGGACATGAGGAGCATCATACAAAGGATCATTCGGAGATGAAAGAAAAAGACGCTGATTCTCTTCCGAGTGATTTCAATAAGCGGGCCGAAGAGGGGCTCCTGGTGAAAAACACAAAGAACTCGACAAGGCTTGACGCGAATACACCAGAAGACATGAGCATCAAAACCTCTCAAACGATATGGCCGGCCACTCATAAACAAAACAGGCCGGGCGCAGTGATTCTAGTTTCGGGCGGATCATGGCAGACAGCTCTTGCATCAGCAGATTTGATCCATCATCCAAATAACGGGCCTGTTTTAATCGCGGAAAAAGGGAAAATCTCCGGGCAAATTCAGAATGAAATCAAACGCTTGAACCCGACGGGCACTTCAGACGGGACGCAAATCATGGCTGTCGGAGAATTTGATTCAAAAGCGCTTCAAGCTTTGAACACTTTTAAAATAAAAGAGCTCAAAGGGAAGAACGCGGCTGATCTGGCAAAAGAGATTGACAAAGAATACGCGGAGGCAGCCGGTGAATATCCGAAAAGCGTCATCATCGGATCATCCGAGGATGATGCAGAACTTTATTCGCTCCCGGCTGTAAACTGGATCGCCCACATGCCTGAGCCGATCCTGTACGTGAACAAAAAAGGCATTCCCGAAGAGACGGCTGAAGCATTAAAGAAAAGGGACGCCAAAGCAAACATCTATATTCTCGGCCCTAAAAAAGCGGTTTCGGAAAAAACGGAGAATGCATTAAAGGAATACGGAACAGTCAAAAGAATTTCCGGAGACACTCCTGTCGCAAATTCGATTGCATTTGCGAAATTCAGGGATAAGAACACCGGCTTTGGCTGGGGCATCACAGATCCGGGACACGGACTATCCTTTGCATCAACCGCTGCGCCCGAGCTTGCGCTTGCCGGAGCGCCATTTTCCCATTTGGGAAAACACGCTCCCCTGCTTTTACTCAAAAATGGACAGGCAGACAGCACACTATACAGCTATCTGTCCGAGATCGAGCCTTCATTTCATGACAGGCCGCAAGACGGCCCATACAACCATGCATTCATTCTCGGGTCAGAAAATGAGATTTCATTTCGGACACAAGGCATTCTTGATGGCATATTGGAAATTAAGTCTGCGGATGGAGGACATTCCGGTCATTAA
- a CDS encoding response regulator transcription factor → MLDLLELYLEHYSCTKAATGKEALDLIKMRNFDLVILDIMMPEMDGWTVCKEIRRLTSIPVIMLTAKNGQDDIVRGLNCGADDYLTKPFSEKVLLAKIEAVLRRTRRFHEIRFRGLIWNKQHHTLHVNHREISITPSEFDLLGTLLDHMDQVLSRDQLIENIWGFNSDIEPRTIDSHMRNLRHRLKKAGFPVEDHLRTVYGVGYKWTSKGTGA, encoded by the coding sequence ATGCTCGATCTGCTGGAGCTTTATTTAGAGCATTATTCGTGCACAAAAGCCGCCACCGGAAAAGAAGCCCTGGACTTAATAAAAATGCGCAATTTCGATCTTGTCATCCTCGATATCATGATGCCTGAAATGGACGGATGGACGGTTTGCAAAGAGATCCGAAGATTGACAAGCATTCCGGTTATCATGCTGACGGCAAAAAACGGGCAGGATGATATTGTACGAGGCCTGAACTGCGGTGCAGACGATTATTTAACAAAGCCGTTCAGCGAAAAAGTGCTGCTTGCCAAAATAGAAGCCGTCCTGCGCAGAACCCGCCGATTTCATGAAATCAGGTTCCGCGGTTTAATCTGGAATAAACAGCATCATACCCTGCATGTCAATCACCGTGAAATCAGCATTACGCCAAGTGAATTCGATCTGCTTGGAACACTCTTAGACCATATGGATCAAGTGCTTTCGAGAGACCAATTGATTGAGAACATCTGGGGATTCAACTCTGATATCGAGCCCCGCACCATCGATTCGCACATGAGAAATTTGCGGCACCGATTGAAAAAAGCGGGCTTTCCGGTTGAAGACCATCTCCGGACCGTCTACGGCGTCGGCTACAAATGGACAAGCAAAGGAACCGGAGCATGA
- a CDS encoding sensor histidine kinase → MKKISFELAGSFFVLILFIEAVLFAALYTTIVNTRINEEISALQLRGNSHRDVLEKHFDKRTIDHVTLMETEARTNVIITDQNRRVLAQSAPGDMTEHLHFEEQNIPRNGTALSSHWNTSKYICTISPIMNGRETAGYVFMYLETSSIKALVASITKRFFLSFGLTGVLTVAAILWFSRVLAKPIIKLKEATESIKNGQASIPLDIKRNDELGELAASIESLSSNLSRLQKERNDFLSSVAHELRTPITYIKGYTDVAMRDKLEPQARNQYLSIIKEEADNLNTLVDDLFLLTKLKQPGFQINKKQVHLYTFVKKEIQKAAVAFSEKRISVSFDIPTDLYVTVDEVRFSQVISNLLNNARQYSDPESTAAVTASKLEDQVKITVADEGCGIPEEERDYIFERFYRIDKSRSRQTGGTGLGLAIVKEIVELHGGQIAAKNRTPKGSEFIITLPSDV, encoded by the coding sequence ATGAAAAAGATTTCATTTGAGCTCGCAGGTTCATTTTTCGTTTTAATCCTTTTCATCGAAGCCGTCCTTTTTGCCGCGCTGTATACAACGATTGTCAACACGAGAATAAACGAAGAAATAAGCGCGCTTCAACTAAGAGGCAACAGCCACAGAGACGTCCTCGAAAAGCATTTTGACAAAAGGACGATAGACCACGTCACCCTGATGGAGACTGAAGCCCGGACAAACGTGATCATCACGGACCAAAACAGACGCGTATTGGCGCAGTCTGCCCCGGGAGACATGACGGAACACCTTCATTTCGAAGAACAGAACATCCCGAGGAACGGGACCGCTTTATCTTCCCATTGGAATACATCAAAGTACATTTGTACGATCAGTCCGATCATGAACGGACGGGAAACGGCCGGCTACGTCTTCATGTATTTGGAGACCTCCTCGATAAAAGCCTTGGTGGCAAGCATTACGAAGCGGTTTTTCCTCAGCTTCGGCTTAACCGGCGTCTTAACGGTCGCAGCTATTCTTTGGTTCAGCCGTGTTTTAGCGAAGCCGATTATTAAACTGAAGGAGGCAACCGAAAGCATCAAAAACGGTCAAGCTTCGATTCCGCTTGATATCAAAAGGAATGATGAACTCGGAGAGCTCGCCGCATCAATCGAAAGCCTTTCCTCAAATCTCAGCAGGCTTCAAAAAGAGCGAAACGATTTTCTGTCAAGCGTCGCCCATGAGCTGCGGACTCCGATCACATATATAAAAGGCTACACAGATGTCGCGATGAGAGATAAGCTCGAACCGCAAGCCAGAAATCAGTACTTGTCGATCATCAAAGAGGAAGCGGACAATTTAAACACCCTTGTTGACGATTTATTTTTGCTGACAAAACTGAAACAGCCCGGATTTCAAATCAATAAGAAACAGGTTCACCTTTACACATTCGTGAAAAAAGAAATTCAGAAAGCGGCGGTCGCTTTTTCGGAAAAGCGAATCAGCGTTTCGTTCGACATCCCGACGGATCTTTATGTCACAGTCGACGAGGTCCGCTTTTCACAAGTGATCTCAAATTTGCTGAACAACGCCCGCCAATACTCCGATCCTGAATCAACAGCGGCCGTCACCGCATCAAAATTGGAGGACCAGGTCAAGATTACGGTAGCGGATGAAGGCTGCGGCATTCCGGAAGAAGAACGGGATTATATATTTGAGCGCTTTTACCGGATCGATAAATCGAGGTCCAGACAAACCGGCGGTACCGGGCTGGGTCTGGCCATCGTGAAAGAAATCGTCGAGCTTCATGGCGGTCAGATTGCAGCGAAAAACAGAACCCCGAAAGGAAGCGAATTTATCATCACGCTGCCTTCCGATGTGTAA